In a single window of the candidate division WOR-3 bacterium genome:
- a CDS encoding Zn-ribbon domain-containing OB-fold protein, whose protein sequence is MAFKERIDKPHIVHQWYGELPVESIYTVGVAGEKFFRHIKDNGKFLGIRCPKCEIVYVPPRIYCERCFNELKEYIEVSECGTLESFTTIYFDLKGQPLEKPIIVGLINLDGSSTCIVHKLGECSVEELCFGMRVCAVLKPQPEREGSINDILYFKPTNK, encoded by the coding sequence ATGGCATTTAAGGAACGTATCGACAAACCGCACATTGTGCACCAATGGTACGGTGAATTGCCAGTCGAGAGTATATACACCGTAGGAGTTGCTGGTGAAAAGTTCTTCCGTCATATAAAAGATAATGGTAAATTCTTAGGAATAAGATGCCCAAAATGCGAGATTGTGTATGTCCCACCCAGAATATATTGTGAACGGTGTTTTAATGAATTAAAAGAATATATAGAGGTGTCGGAGTGTGGCACTTTAGAATCATTTACAACGATATATTTTGATCTTAAGGGGCAACCATTAGAAAAACCAATAATTGTCGGACTAATTAATCTGGATGGCTCAAGCACATGTATTGTACATAAATTAGGCGAATGCTCGGTTGAAGAACTATGTTTTGGAATGAGGGTTTGCGCAGTCCTAAAGCCTCAACCAGAGCGTGAAGGATCGATTAACGATATTCTTTACTTTAAGCCAACTAATAAATAA
- a CDS encoding Zn-ribbon domain-containing OB-fold protein, with the protein MQDNKLNFRATSISDEDIKNRKVLTTRWTADAKYLWDSGIAIGKYLAGLKDGIIWGVKCYRCQRIMVPPRAFCEWCFRPIDEWIKLSDTGTVNTFSICYVTWDVRRIKEPQIPAVIEIDGASKGMGILHLIGGVDPHKIYVGMKVKAVWKPEKDREGAITDILYWQPINLEGKNGI; encoded by the coding sequence ATGCAAGATAATAAATTAAATTTCCGGGCTACTTCAATATCTGATGAAGACATAAAAAATAGGAAAGTTCTTACTACCCGTTGGACAGCTGACGCGAAATATCTTTGGGATAGCGGCATTGCGATTGGCAAATACCTAGCTGGTCTTAAGGACGGGATAATTTGGGGGGTAAAGTGCTATCGGTGCCAGCGTATAATGGTCCCACCTCGGGCTTTCTGTGAATGGTGTTTTCGTCCAATAGACGAGTGGATTAAGCTTTCAGATACTGGTACAGTAAATACCTTTTCAATCTGCTATGTGACTTGGGACGTACGACGAATAAAAGAACCACAAATTCCTGCGGTAATTGAAATTGACGGTGCTTCAAAAGGTATGGGAATATTACATCTTATTGGTGGTGTCGATCCGCATAAAATCTATGTGGGAATGAAAGTAAAAGCGGTTTGGAAACCAGAAAAGGACCGCGAGGGGGCTATTACTGATATTTTATATTGGCAACCAATAAATTTGGAGGGGAAAAATGGCATTTAA
- a CDS encoding thiolase domain-containing protein gives MGNRVAIVGAGMTKFVRRAQETGKELAYLAAKMALDSCGMNLDQIDAVVLGSAPDTFDGVHMKGEYLSDGAGAWGKPYMRCYVGGGTGVFAVIQGWYHIASGIIDTCLVVCEEKMSSYQPHPQGAFLTIFDHTTERPLKPNLLWIFALEMNRYMQTYGLRKEDIALVAVKNKNNALDHPCAQIASRVTVEDILKSEVLAWPVQRLDVSPVSDGAVALVLTNASIARRVTDKPVWIEGVGWCLDTAYWTNRDLCYPRYVEEAARMAYKMAGITDPRHQIHIAEPYDPFDYKELHHLEGLMLCGRGEAPQLTVDGVTQRDGELPVCPSGGLLGVGNPIAAAGLMKVAELFWQLRGEAGKRQVARKVKRGVAQAWGDLMQVGTVVVVGI, from the coding sequence ATGGGCAATAGAGTAGCAATTGTTGGGGCCGGCATGACCAAATTTGTCCGGCGAGCCCAAGAAACGGGTAAAGAACTAGCCTATCTAGCTGCTAAAATGGCTCTGGATTCCTGCGGTATGAATCTAGACCAAATTGATGCCGTGGTATTAGGTTCCGCTCCGGATACCTTTGATGGTGTCCATATGAAAGGCGAATATCTTTCAGATGGCGCTGGTGCTTGGGGTAAACCATATATGCGTTGTTATGTTGGTGGCGGAACCGGGGTATTTGCAGTAATTCAAGGGTGGTATCATATAGCATCGGGAATAATTGACACATGTTTAGTGGTTTGCGAAGAAAAAATGTCTTCGTATCAACCACATCCTCAAGGGGCATTTCTGACAATTTTCGATCATACTACTGAAAGACCACTCAAACCCAATTTGTTATGGATCTTCGCCTTAGAGATGAATCGCTATATGCAAACTTATGGCTTACGAAAAGAAGATATCGCTTTGGTAGCGGTAAAAAATAAAAATAACGCCCTAGACCACCCGTGCGCTCAAATTGCCTCACGAGTCACAGTAGAAGATATTCTCAAATCTGAAGTTTTAGCCTGGCCAGTGCAACGACTTGATGTAAGCCCGGTATCTGATGGTGCTGTGGCTTTGGTTCTAACCAATGCGTCAATTGCACGACGTGTGACCGATAAACCAGTCTGGATTGAAGGTGTTGGCTGGTGTTTAGATACGGCCTATTGGACCAACCGTGATTTATGTTATCCGAGATATGTTGAAGAAGCAGCGCGCATGGCATATAAGATGGCAGGTATAACTGATCCGCGCCACCAGATTCATATCGCTGAACCATATGATCCATTTGATTATAAAGAGCTTCATCACTTAGAGGGATTAATGCTTTGTGGTCGCGGTGAAGCGCCACAACTAACTGTTGACGGTGTTACGCAACGGGACGGCGAACTCCCGGTATGCCCATCTGGTGGACTTCTGGGAGTTGGAAATCCAATCGCGGCCGCTGGTTTGATGAAGGTTGCGGAGTTATTCTGGCAATTACGAGGCGAAGCTGGAAAACGCCAAGTGGCAAGAAAAGTAAAACGAGGTGTCGCCCAAGCCTGGGGCGATCTAATGCAAGTAGGGACAGTTGTGGTAGTTGGAATTTAG
- a CDS encoding CDP-alcohol phosphatidyltransferase family protein gives MEELNTTNKLELGKIATLPNLLSLSRLFLLPIILFFLATGNYYSATAFLLLSWITDALDGYIARRTNQVTNIGKILDHLVDKVSVGSIFVVLVLTKRFPFWLAGLIIARDTLIIIGSIILIRKRKFLYSSNILGKLAGFFFALLMLVYILEIKPLVIKDLITIIICILIAASFFYYLSMYLLALRSQPKERL, from the coding sequence ATGGAGGAGCTTAATACTACCAATAAATTAGAATTAGGTAAAATTGCTACTCTTCCCAATCTTTTAAGTTTGTCACGGCTTTTTCTTTTGCCAATTATTTTATTTTTTTTAGCGACCGGTAACTACTATTCAGCTACAGCTTTCTTGCTGCTTTCTTGGATCACTGATGCCTTAGACGGTTATATTGCGCGGCGGACCAATCAGGTAACTAATATTGGTAAAATCCTTGACCATTTAGTCGATAAGGTTTCCGTTGGCTCAATTTTTGTGGTGTTGGTTTTAACGAAACGGTTTCCGTTCTGGCTGGCTGGGCTGATTATTGCGCGCGACACCTTGATTATTATCGGCAGCATAATCTTAATCAGAAAGAGAAAATTCTTATATTCGTCGAATATTTTAGGAAAACTTGCCGGCTTTTTCTTCGCCCTTCTTATGCTGGTGTATATTTTAGAAATAAAACCTTTGGTCATTAAAGATTTAATAACCATTATCATCTGTATTTTAATTGCGGCGTCTTTTTTCTATTATCTCTCAATGTATCTATTGGCTCTTAGATCTCAGCCAAAAGAAAGGTTATAA
- a CDS encoding NAD(+)/NADH kinase: MKIGIIVNYNKPSAQKTLAALIGYFKAKKIVPLVEKTGAAKLGFSKYSATKSTILKQATLIIALGGDGTLLKAAHIVKHHRIPLLGINLGSLGFLTLFTPEEAEKAIEAFLNNQCRIEKRMVLEVTLGREKFYALNDCAINMGPSCRVIELTLFSGQSYICRLVGDGVVVATPTGSTAYSLSCGGPIIFPALEVMVITPISPHILSSRSIVIPGTEHLFIKLGSHNEYAMLTVDGQIKRRLYPNQELGITKANFDIQLVTPTGRSYYEILRTKMKWAEREGS, translated from the coding sequence GTGAAAATCGGGATTATTGTTAACTATAATAAACCTAGTGCCCAAAAAACCTTAGCAGCACTCATTGGTTATTTCAAGGCCAAAAAGATCGTTCCTTTAGTTGAAAAAACCGGGGCAGCAAAGTTAGGATTCAGTAAGTATTCAGCTACCAAGTCAACTATTTTAAAACAAGCGACGTTAATTATTGCCCTGGGTGGTGATGGCACTTTATTAAAAGCAGCTCATATAGTAAAACATCACAGAATACCGCTTTTGGGTATCAATTTGGGTAGTTTGGGTTTTCTTACCCTATTTACTCCTGAGGAAGCCGAAAAAGCAATCGAGGCTTTTCTAAATAATCAGTGCCGAATCGAAAAACGAATGGTTCTAGAAGTCACACTTGGCCGAGAAAAGTTCTATGCCCTCAACGACTGTGCAATTAATATGGGGCCGTCTTGTCGAGTCATTGAACTAACTCTATTCAGTGGTCAATCTTATATCTGCCGGCTAGTCGGTGATGGTGTAGTAGTGGCGACACCAACTGGTTCCACAGCCTATTCTTTATCTTGTGGTGGTCCAATAATCTTTCCGGCTTTAGAAGTAATGGTTATTACTCCAATCTCACCGCACATTCTCTCAAGTCGCTCAATTGTTATTCCGGGCACGGAACATTTATTTATAAAACTTGGCTCGCATAATGAATATGCAATGTTAACTGTTGATGGCCAAATAAAAAGGCGTCTATATCCTAATCAGGAACTTGGGATAACCAAAGCTAATTTTGATATTCAGCTAGTAACACCAACTGGCCGATCTTATTATGAAATCTTGCGCACGAAAATGAAATGGGCCGAACGGGAAGGTAGCTAA
- the prmC gene encoding peptide chain release factor N(5)-glutamine methyltransferase: protein MITYQRLIRNTVKQIGRADAEYLLQTLSRKNLLELYSSNECVPQGLYDRITHLVQKCRDGAPVQYLVHTAYFLDYELYVDQCVMIPRFETEELVVKTVSRIKFYRRNPRLILDVGTGSGNIAIALANLLPMVRIIATDISHEALQVASYNVKKYHLEKRVALINCNLLEFAKSSLPEEFKTSNSRFDVIISNPPYIPTDELAQLPISVRNYEPRLALDGGQDGFEIIKKLLITAQDYLKPSGFLALEIDPRQVNLITGTVRNASIEFEHDLRGNIRYAFVYYK, encoded by the coding sequence ATGATAACCTATCAGCGATTAATCCGCAACACGGTAAAACAAATCGGCCGGGCTGATGCGGAGTATCTTCTTCAGACATTATCCCGAAAAAATCTTTTAGAGTTGTATTCCTCTAATGAATGTGTTCCACAGGGTTTGTATGATCGAATTACCCATCTAGTCCAAAAATGTCGTGACGGTGCCCCAGTCCAATATCTGGTGCATACCGCTTATTTTCTCGACTATGAGTTATATGTTGATCAGTGTGTGATGATTCCGCGATTCGAAACTGAGGAACTGGTGGTAAAAACTGTATCGCGCATTAAATTTTACAGGCGCAACCCCCGGTTAATCCTTGATGTTGGTACGGGTTCGGGAAATATCGCTATTGCTTTAGCTAATTTGTTACCAATGGTCCGGATTATCGCAACGGATATTTCGCATGAGGCCTTACAGGTAGCAAGTTATAATGTTAAAAAATACCACTTAGAAAAAAGAGTTGCCTTGATAAATTGCAATTTGTTGGAGTTTGCAAAATCTAGTTTACCAGAAGAATTTAAGACCAGTAATTCTAGATTTGACGTCATTATCTCTAATCCTCCCTATATTCCAACTGATGAGTTAGCTCAACTGCCTATCTCAGTGCGTAATTATGAACCGAGGCTGGCATTGGATGGCGGCCAAGATGGCTTTGAAATAATTAAAAAACTTTTGATAACTGCCCAAGATTATTTAAAACCCTCAGGATTTCTCGCCTTAGAAATTGATCCGCGCCAGGTCAATTTAATAACCGGTACCGTAAGAAATGCCTCAATTGAATTTGAGCACGACCTCCGAGGCAACATTCGGTATGCTTTTGTTTATTATAAGTGA
- the prfA gene encoding peptide chain release factor 1, with amino-acid sequence MGKRLPSILKRKEELENLLINPEILTDANKTLELTKEYKEITELLQSFDAYKATKQELTNTQELLRTSSDEELRELAEKEIARLQKRIVDLEHNILYQLMPKRAEWQGNCIVEIRAAAGGEESALFALDLFRMYTKYIEKKRLNYEILSSRPSDLSGFKEIIFAVEGNEAFRYFRFESGVHRVQRVPVTEASGRLHTSTVTVAVLPEPTEIELKIDPQELKIEVFRASGHGGQHVNVTDSAVRITHIPTGIVVSCQDERSQIKNRAKAMKILRARILEAKKKEEEEKIGAQRRSQIGTGDRAEKIRTYNFPQNRVTDHRIGLTVYNLDEIMEGELDYIIEPLEMAEILKFFEIKK; translated from the coding sequence ATCGGAAAACGGCTACCATCAATACTTAAACGTAAAGAAGAGTTAGAAAACTTGTTAATTAATCCGGAAATTTTGACCGATGCCAATAAAACATTAGAACTAACCAAAGAATACAAAGAAATTACAGAACTTTTACAAAGTTTCGATGCCTATAAAGCCACCAAACAAGAACTCACTAATACCCAAGAACTTCTCCGAACTTCATCGGATGAAGAATTACGAGAGTTGGCAGAAAAAGAAATCGCCCGACTGCAAAAACGGATAGTTGATTTAGAACATAATATTCTTTACCAATTAATGCCGAAGCGAGCTGAATGGCAAGGGAACTGCATAGTTGAAATCCGGGCCGCAGCCGGTGGCGAAGAATCCGCATTATTTGCTTTAGATTTATTTCGTATGTATACGAAGTATATTGAAAAAAAACGTCTCAATTACGAAATCCTTTCTTCACGACCTTCTGATCTTTCTGGTTTTAAGGAAATAATTTTTGCCGTTGAAGGAAACGAGGCTTTCCGGTACTTTCGATTTGAAAGTGGCGTGCATCGAGTTCAACGGGTGCCGGTTACCGAGGCGTCGGGACGACTTCACACCTCGACGGTAACAGTGGCGGTTTTACCCGAACCAACCGAGATTGAATTAAAAATAGATCCCCAGGAGTTAAAAATTGAGGTCTTTCGAGCTAGCGGCCATGGTGGTCAGCATGTCAATGTGACAGATTCTGCCGTCCGGATTACCCATATTCCAACTGGTATTGTAGTTTCTTGCCAAGACGAACGAAGTCAAATAAAGAATCGAGCCAAAGCTATGAAAATATTGCGCGCCCGTATATTAGAAGCAAAAAAGAAGGAAGAGGAAGAAAAAATTGGCGCGCAACGAAGAAGCCAAATCGGTACCGGAGACCGAGCGGAAAAAATTCGTACATATAACTTTCCCCAAAACCGAGTTACGGATCATCGAATCGGACTTACGGTTTACAATTTAGATGAAATTATGGAAGGTGAGTTAGATTACATTATTGAACCCTTAGAAATGGCAGAGATATTAAAATTCTTTGAAATCAAAAAATGA
- the nadC gene encoding carboxylating nicotinate-nucleotide diphosphorylase, with product MKQPYYIKKKRLQVDKILLDALKEDIGTGDITSNTIIDQNQTATAQIITRGKGVLAGGVFVKRLFKLLDSSIKVRLIKHDGDIIKKGDTIAIIRGNARKILSGERTALNILCRLSGIATLTRKFVDRVSDTKAIILDTRKTTPNFRLFEKYAVMIGGGQNHRMGLYDMILIKDNHIKLAGSIANAVKKLLSKYRKNNILYEVEVKNLRELKEALYCGVPLIMLDNFSLKDIRMAVKLSHGKAQLEASGGINLNNVRKIAKTGVDFISVGMLTHSAPIIDISMKIT from the coding sequence ATGAAACAACCTTATTATATTAAAAAAAAACGATTACAAGTCGACAAAATTTTGTTAGATGCTCTAAAAGAAGACATTGGAACTGGAGATATCACTTCAAACACAATTATTGATCAAAATCAAACAGCTACTGCCCAAATCATTACTAGGGGAAAAGGCGTCCTGGCTGGAGGTGTTTTTGTAAAGCGACTGTTTAAGCTTCTTGACTCATCAATTAAGGTTCGCTTAATAAAACATGATGGAGATATAATTAAAAAGGGAGATACCATCGCAATTATTCGAGGTAATGCCCGAAAAATCTTAAGCGGCGAACGGACTGCTCTCAACATTTTATGCCGCCTATCTGGTATTGCTACTTTAACCAGAAAGTTCGTTGATCGGGTGTCGGACACAAAAGCTATAATTCTCGATACCAGAAAAACCACCCCTAATTTCCGTCTTTTTGAAAAATACGCCGTAATGATCGGCGGTGGTCAAAACCACCGGATGGGACTTTATGATATGATTTTAATAAAAGATAATCATATAAAATTAGCCGGAAGTATTGCTAACGCGGTAAAAAAATTACTGAGCAAGTACCGAAAAAATAATATACTATACGAAGTTGAAGTTAAAAACTTAAGGGAGTTAAAAGAAGCTCTATATTGTGGGGTGCCATTAATTATGCTTGATAATTTTAGTCTGAAGGATATCAGAATGGCAGTAAAATTATCACACGGTAAGGCTCAACTGGAAGCCTCTGGCGGCATTAATCTTAACAATGTGCGAAAAATTGCTAAAACCGGCGTAGATTTTATATCTGTGGGAATGCTTACCCACTCAGCGCCGATAATTGATATTTCAATGAAAATCACTTAG
- a CDS encoding DUF503 domain-containing protein — translation MSVGLLVVDCHIATGYSLKDKRRVLLALTKKLRENFNVSIAETNYQNLWQRTELSIALVNTNYKEIERNYEKIIEFIQKDPRLRVLNYETTLLY, via the coding sequence ATGTCGGTGGGCCTTTTAGTTGTCGACTGCCACATAGCAACCGGCTATTCCCTTAAAGATAAACGACGTGTGCTATTGGCCTTGACTAAAAAACTAAGAGAAAATTTTAATGTGTCCATCGCTGAAACCAATTATCAAAATTTGTGGCAGCGAACTGAATTGTCAATCGCACTTGTTAATACCAATTACAAAGAAATCGAACGTAACTACGAAAAAATTATTGAATTTATTCAAAAAGATCCGCGATTAAGAGTACTTAATTATGAAACAACCTTATTATATTAA
- the infB gene encoding translation initiation factor IF-2, whose amino-acid sequence MEEIKEPHKDLSNSKDQPTNAAKSEKPKTQTKSKEKESKGLKLFVAAKYLNLSCEAFVSILKELGYPPRGFTARITQEEFEKVKARVKQEKFVVKESLKKKLQIPASPQPPKFNSAPKLVSPKIITPQPRPRPRPEKHREREQKPVEVSKKIKVPPYVSVAELASLFGVSVAEIIKKCLNIGLLATVNQRLDTETILLLADEFKLEVEIEEEIIAPTTVTGEPKERPPVVVVMGHVDHGKTSLLDYIRKTKVAEKEYGRITQHTGAYLVHYKDKKITFLDTPGHEAFTAMRARGAQVTDIAVLVVAADDGVMPQTIEAINHARAAGVPIIVAITKCDLATANPEMVKSQLAQHGLRVEGYGGDTLCVLTSVRTGMGIEDLLEAILLLAEELKISAVYDGPAKGVVIESRRDRGRGNIITLLVQQGTLRKGDAFVCGSYYGRVRDLLNENFERLEEATPSIPVQVLGSSGLPEPGERFEVVADERTAREIATRRALLKRDTKLKQLAANKLGLVELQQKIQEGLVKELKIVLKADTFGSAEALKEALEGLSLEEVRVRVIHAGIGQITTSDVLLAESSQAIVIGYHVNALSEAQRIAEQHGVEIRLYRIIYSAIDDIRSAMLGLLEPEEKEVLIGKAEIRQVFMIPKVGPVAGAYITEGKVTRNAIVKIIRDNKDILKSKIISLKRFKDDVKEVEMGFECGIGIENASDLKVGDILEFYSIEKVARDASVRDNAS is encoded by the coding sequence ATGGAAGAAATAAAAGAACCGCATAAGGATCTCTCGAATTCTAAAGACCAACCAACCAATGCCGCTAAAAGCGAAAAACCAAAAACACAAACAAAAAGTAAAGAAAAAGAGAGCAAGGGATTAAAGTTATTTGTTGCAGCTAAATACCTAAATCTTTCTTGTGAGGCCTTTGTTAGTATTTTAAAAGAACTAGGTTATCCACCGCGGGGTTTTACGGCTCGCATTACCCAAGAAGAATTTGAAAAAGTTAAAGCGCGGGTTAAGCAAGAGAAATTTGTAGTTAAAGAGTCATTAAAAAAGAAACTTCAAATACCGGCATCACCTCAACCACCTAAATTTAATTCAGCTCCTAAATTGGTTAGCCCTAAAATAATTACTCCACAACCGCGACCAAGACCTCGTCCAGAAAAACATCGAGAGCGAGAGCAAAAGCCGGTTGAAGTAAGTAAAAAAATTAAAGTTCCCCCTTATGTTAGTGTTGCCGAATTAGCTAGTCTTTTTGGGGTTTCCGTAGCCGAAATTATCAAAAAATGTTTAAACATCGGGCTTTTAGCTACGGTAAATCAAAGGCTTGACACCGAGACTATTTTGCTCTTGGCTGACGAATTCAAGCTTGAAGTGGAAATTGAAGAAGAGATTATTGCCCCTACTACTGTAACCGGAGAACCTAAAGAACGTCCACCTGTTGTTGTAGTAATGGGGCATGTTGACCATGGAAAAACCTCTCTGCTTGATTATATAAGAAAAACTAAAGTTGCCGAAAAAGAGTACGGAAGAATTACTCAGCATACTGGTGCATATTTGGTCCATTATAAAGATAAAAAAATTACTTTTCTTGATACCCCAGGTCATGAGGCATTTACAGCAATGCGCGCTCGCGGTGCTCAAGTTACCGATATTGCAGTGCTTGTAGTTGCGGCTGATGACGGAGTTATGCCCCAAACTATTGAGGCGATAAATCACGCCCGGGCTGCTGGGGTACCAATTATTGTTGCAATCACAAAATGTGACCTAGCCACGGCAAATCCAGAAATGGTAAAAAGTCAATTAGCCCAACACGGTTTACGGGTTGAGGGGTACGGTGGGGATACCCTATGCGTATTAACCTCTGTAAGAACCGGTATGGGCATAGAAGATTTACTGGAAGCAATTTTGCTTTTAGCAGAAGAACTCAAAATAAGTGCAGTTTATGATGGGCCAGCCAAGGGCGTTGTAATTGAAAGCCGTCGGGATCGGGGTCGAGGGAATATCATTACCTTGTTGGTCCAACAAGGTACCTTAAGAAAAGGCGACGCATTTGTATGTGGGTCATACTACGGCCGAGTGCGAGATTTACTAAACGAGAATTTTGAGCGGCTAGAAGAAGCAACCCCTTCGATACCGGTTCAGGTCTTGGGGTCATCAGGACTCCCTGAACCTGGGGAACGTTTCGAGGTGGTCGCTGATGAACGCACAGCCCGAGAAATTGCAACGCGTCGAGCACTACTTAAACGTGATACAAAATTAAAGCAGCTTGCAGCTAATAAATTAGGTTTAGTAGAATTACAGCAAAAGATTCAAGAAGGCCTAGTTAAAGAACTTAAAATTGTTCTTAAAGCGGACACATTTGGCTCTGCTGAAGCATTAAAAGAAGCATTAGAAGGACTCTCCCTTGAAGAGGTCCGCGTTCGAGTAATTCATGCTGGTATTGGGCAAATTACCACCTCCGATGTGCTTTTGGCGGAAAGTTCCCAGGCGATTGTTATTGGTTATCATGTCAATGCACTTTCGGAGGCTCAAAGGATTGCCGAACAACATGGGGTAGAAATTCGGCTTTATCGAATTATCTATTCAGCTATTGATGATATTCGATCCGCTATGCTTGGATTACTAGAACCTGAAGAAAAAGAAGTGTTAATTGGAAAAGCCGAAATCCGCCAGGTATTTATGATTCCTAAAGTTGGACCAGTGGCCGGGGCGTATATTACCGAAGGCAAGGTAACCCGTAATGCTATAGTCAAAATTATTCGGGACAACAAAGATATTTTAAAAAGTAAAATTATTTCTCTTAAAAGATTTAAGGATGATGTCAAAGAAGTAGAAATGGGGTTTGAATGTGGAATCGGCATTGAAAATGCTTCTGATCTTAAAGTAGGTGACATTTTAGAATTTTATAGTATAGAGAAAGTTGCCCGTGATGCTTCTGTGCGTGACAATGCTTCATAG
- the nusA gene encoding transcription termination factor NusA yields MNQKEISALITQLARIRNVDITYVIETLKLAILEGLKRRFGKNVKAEVEFKPDNSELNVYLLKKVVENPKDPITEIKLEDALKSNPEAQIGMTIRVPLPLLEIGRSAIRKASDELMVKLREAERNKLFDEYNRKRGEIVSGTITKINENEITVNIGLVEAILLNRDQLKTDHYRIGGAIKALIYRVEKTPIGPRIYLSRAHNDFLKKLLYQEVPEIREGIVEIKAIARIPGIRAKVAVTSNDDKVDPVGACVGYRKSRIQTIIKELSGEKIDIVLYSKDIATFISRALAPASIKEIFKENDKYFVIVPDEDLSVAIGKKGQNVTLAGKLVGVELEVLKASSYEDKLLTDKGRTVKIKDLNLDEEVVAKLNDAEIFTAFDVLSVPTEQLAERTNYAPEKIEEIKQTIKEALWKK; encoded by the coding sequence ATGAATCAGAAAGAGATATCAGCCTTAATAACACAACTTGCTCGTATTCGAAATGTTGATATTACTTACGTTATCGAAACTTTAAAATTAGCAATCCTGGAAGGATTAAAAAGACGTTTTGGCAAAAATGTAAAAGCCGAGGTTGAGTTTAAGCCTGATAACTCAGAATTAAATGTCTATTTACTTAAGAAAGTAGTTGAAAATCCTAAAGATCCAATCACCGAGATTAAATTAGAGGATGCTTTAAAATCAAATCCTGAAGCCCAAATTGGCATGACAATTCGCGTACCACTTCCGTTATTAGAAATTGGCCGTAGTGCTATTCGTAAAGCTTCTGATGAATTAATGGTCAAATTGCGCGAGGCCGAGCGCAATAAACTGTTTGATGAATATAACCGAAAACGCGGCGAAATTGTGTCAGGTACAATAACTAAAATCAACGAAAACGAAATCACTGTTAACATTGGACTTGTAGAAGCAATTCTTTTAAATCGGGACCAGCTCAAAACAGATCATTATCGAATCGGCGGGGCAATTAAAGCACTTATTTATCGGGTCGAAAAAACTCCAATTGGACCAAGAATCTACCTGTCTCGTGCTCACAATGACTTTTTAAAGAAACTTTTATATCAGGAGGTCCCAGAAATTCGCGAGGGAATTGTGGAAATAAAGGCAATTGCCAGAATTCCCGGTATCAGAGCCAAGGTTGCGGTAACTTCCAACGACGATAAGGTTGATCCGGTGGGGGCATGTGTTGGGTATCGGAAATCACGAATTCAAACAATTATTAAAGAACTTTCCGGAGAAAAAATTGACATTGTTCTTTATTCTAAAGACATTGCAACCTTTATCAGTCGAGCATTAGCTCCAGCTTCAATTAAAGAAATCTTTAAGGAAAACGACAAATATTTTGTAATTGTTCCAGATGAAGATTTATCGGTGGCAATTGGCAAGAAAGGACAAAATGTTACTTTGGCTGGCAAACTTGTTGGAGTAGAATTAGAAGTATTAAAGGCATCGTCATACGAAGATAAACTTTTAACGGATAAGGGTCGAACAGTAAAAATTAAAGACTTAAATTTAGACGAAGAAGTAGTTGCAAAATTAAACGATGCTGAAATTTTTACGGCTTTTGATGTTTTATCGGTTCCGACCGAACAGCTGGCGGAAAGAACAAATTACGCGCCAGAAAAAATTGAAGAAATCAAACAGACGATAAAAGAAGCCTTATGGAAGAAATAA